GTAGACAGATGAGGGGAGCCCCAGATGGAttccaggccctgccctccccaccatgGGGTTAAAGTAGGGGTGTGACATCTCACTGATTTCGAGCAAAGTTGGCCCAATACTTGATCATCTTCCTGCTcagcagctcctcctcctccgtgAATTGGACTACAGAGCAAGAAGACAAGGGTCCAGGTCAGGGCAGTTCAGTCCGGCACGTGGGTCATTCGCCCGTCTCCCCACCATCCCAGGCTCTGCCCTGTCATCCCCAGCCTTCAGCTCTGCCCGATCCCCAGGCCCTGTCCTTGCCCAAGCCCCATATATTCATCCCGGCCTCTGGCTGACCCGACACTGGGTTCAACCCTGACCTAGAAGGCTCTCTTCTTCTGACACtggaagagatttaaaaaataaataggagggcttccctggtggctcagctggtaaagaattcatctgcaatgagggagacctggattcaatacctggggttgggaagatcccctggagaagggaacagctacccactccagtattccggcctggagaattccatggactgtatagtccgtggggtcacaaagagttggacatgactgagtgattttaaaaaataaataaataaataggaaaaagaagggtagggaggaagggaaaaaaaaaagagagagagagagagaaaaatgcctTTGAAATATGTTCTCTGCACCCATGCCAGACACCTAAAATCAGGGTGGGGAGAGATGGAGTATAGGTTCTGGTCTGAAGAGTCCTGGACTCCaagctcagtttttttttccctttccttttcttcttcgtcttcttttttaaaatttccttttcttttttgtacctGCAGCATGCGGGACcgtagtttcccagccagggattgaacctgtgccccctgcatcaggagtgtagagtcttaaccactggaccatcagggaagtccctggagctCAGTCTTTCCATCTGTCAGATCTTGGACACCTGATCCCGTCCTCTCTcagagccttagttttctcatgatTGCCCTCACCCAGGGTCTCAGCGAGCATCCCACATCCTGGGAACAAGGAGCCCCACCCAGGATGACTCACTTTGCTCATTCCTGAAGAGGAAGAGAACCTCATCTCCATGGTCCGCCCTCACAGAGCTCGGCCTGACATCCTTGAAGAAGCTGGACTGATGTTGGAACTCGTAGAAGTAGACAGGGGCGTGGGAACCTGGGGAGGTAGGGCAGATGGGCCATGACATGGCAGCCCCTCACTGGGAGCCTTCCTGCATGATCCATGGTGATGACATAGCTAGGTCCAAAGATGGTTGGAATCTGGACAATGGGGTGAGGGAATCCCAGGCTGGAGCAACGGCAGTGggaagggcctgggttcaaatcgtGGCCTTGGAACTTCCTAGggtgtggtcttgggcaagtcactgaagGTCACTGAactcttttcctcttctgtaaaatgggataaatgTCTGTCTCTTAGACTAGCCATGAGGATTTACCGAGATGAAGGATCTCAAGTGCCTGGCACCTGGGGCCCAATAAATATATATGGGTGGGGACCTGGACACTGGTAGACCTCCCCTGACACCTGCAGCTCCAAGCTGCCCCCCTGCCAGTCTGGCTTTAGTTACAGATGTACTTACGATGAAACATTGCTACTTGGAGTGCAGGGATCACAAAAAGGTAGTCCCCCATAATCTCATGGAGCTGGTTTTGGAGGGTCTGGTGGTCTTCACTGTCCTCTATGTACTCCTCCATCAACAGCTCACCAAACTCAGGAGGCATAGTCTGCCCCAGGTGGATGAGGGAGTCAGGTTAGGCAGGCTGGCAGGGGCCGGGAGGCAGCAGGGGCAGAGGTGGGAGATGGATTCTGGGTTGGGATTGGGAACTGAGGACAGGGACCAAgctctggtgggggtgggggcaggtatTGCATAGACAGGATATCTGGGTGATGGGTTCCCCGTGCCTTGGGATAGGAAAGGAACCCCTTCCCATGAGGGCAGGTCCACAAGAACCTCACCGTCATTGTTGACAATTCCTGCAAGGCATTCCTCACGGACTCTCTGCTTATTTCCCTCCTAGTGTCAGAATTGTTCACGCTCTGGGTGGTGGGAGAGACTCAAGTTGGAAATAGGATGGGCCCAGAACTATGAAGCCCTGAGGACTTCCCATTGGATGGGCTCCCAGGCACCTGGAGGCTTGGGAGTGGGCCTCACCAAGGGGATGATCCAACCATACTCATCATTGTTGACACCAATGATGCTGGGGACAGGTTGAAAGTCGTCAGAGGCCAGCAGCTCCAGGGGGTGCTTGGGCAGGAAGATCCCATCCACCACGCCGGGGATGATCTTGATGAGCTAAGGATCCTCAAGGTCAGGTCGCAGACACTTTCTGATGCCACAGACATCATGCACCCCTTCCTGGTTCATCCCAGGATGCTCACACCCATCCCAGAAGGTCCTACATCTGCCTCAACATGGCCTGGTCTCAATTCGCACCTCATCTCCTGTAAGGGAGGCTTACAGGAGGCTCCTGTAAGAGGGCTATAAGGACACCACAGTGTGGAGCTAGAAAAACTTGCCCGTGACAGTGAAGGGTACCCAGGCTTGCCTGCCGCACACCTGATTGCCCCTCCCTTCAAAGCCACATCCATTCAGCCAAACCTTGTTGATGGCCAGAACCTCCTCTTCATTCTTGTGCCGCAGGCAGTCCACCAGGGCCTCTGAGTCAACCTGGCCACAGGCAGACAGGTTGGCTACCACCTGTGAAGAGATCAGGCAGTGGTCGGCTCATCCTTCCAGGTAGGGGAGAGAGGTATGCCCAATGCCCCAGGTGCAGGCAGGTGTACCCCCAAATCTCACAGAGTATTGTGAATGGATTTCTACAGGGTTGAAATTGTCCCAACCTCCCTGTTGCTCAGAGGACTCAGCTGGGGGGGGGTGCCATCCCACTTTCCTAGATGGTCCTGCCTCTGATGGGGGTCCCAGGGCAGAAGTTCTATGGGCCACGGAACACACTCAGCCTCTGAGCTGACAGAGTCCTGTGAATTCTGACCCCTGAACAATCCCCAGGTAGATGGCTGTTCCCAAGGTCCTCTGATGGCAGGGGAGTCCCTGTTATCTCCACTTAACAGACAGCATAATGGGCTGAGGGCTAAGAAATGCAGGGAGCAGGTCTGGGCTTTCCACGGGTGAGGGCACTTACTTTGGCGATCTTGTCAGATGAGTTGATGGTGAGGCCAGGCAGCAGGGCCACGCCACTCTCCATGATGGCGCCATGGAAGAGTCCTTGGGACATGGGGGATATGACATGCAAAGACACGCTTATGCCACCCGCAGACTCGCCAAAAATTGTGACACGGCCAGGGTCGCCTCCAAAGTAGGCGATATTCTGCTGGACCCAGCGCAGTGCGGCCACTTGATCCAGGTAGCCCCAGTTGCCAGTTGCGTGCTTGTCTCCAGTGCTGAGAGGTGGCAAGGATGAGGGTCATGGGGCTGTCCTAGCTCCATCAGTCCTCGttgcccagcccagcccaaccCCAGACTCACCTGAAGAAGCCCAGCAAACCCAGGCGGTACTGGATAACGACCACCACCACGTCTCCAAAGGCTGCCAGTGCAGAGCCGTCATACATGGACGCCATGCCCAGGACAAGCCCGCCACCATGGATCCACACCATCACCTGGGGAATCCGAGGTATAGTTACCATGTGGCTCCCACCTGGCCCTAAACCCCACCAGGGCTGCTACCTAAACTAACCACCACTTTGACTCTGCTCACCTAACCACATGGACAGAACTCTAGCAAGACACAGTAGTGTCTTCATTACCTGGACTGAAGGTGACCCATGTTCTATCAGGAAAACCCACCTCCCACATGTAAGGCCTGTCCCACTTACCAGAGCCTGGCTCCATTTCCCCCAGAACCCTCTGAGGTGGAAAGAAAAGGAGTGTTTCTCTGATCACCTTACATGCATGCACATTAATTAAGAGTACTCCATTCTCACTGGCCCAATGGATAATCCAAGACTGGGGTCTCTGGCCACCTCAAAGTGCAGGCCTTAGGCACCTAGGTACCTGACTGGGTCCTGGGTATGAGTTGGTTGGGTGAGTCCACTGTCCCTCCTAGGGACACAGTTTCTGACCTCTGAGAGCAGCCAGGGTTTTGTGACCCTGTGCCGAAGGGTCAGCAATCCACGCTGGGTAAGAAGCACTCAGTGTCTTAACAGGGTCCACGTGCAGTGGGGCTCAAGCTGATCTTGTCCTTTTCAATCTTCTTGCAGAAGAAACatcctcccacccctcacccagTTATGTCCTGGCACTCACAGGCAGATTGGAGCCCTCATGGGAATAGGCAGGTGTGTGGATGTTGAGGTACAGACAATCTTCAGACATGGAGGTAGAAGGCAGGGTCACATTCCATAGTTCCATGCTTTTCATGCCGTCGGCGTCCTGCGGACACCTGGTGGTGGCAGGCAGTTAGTCCTGGGGCTGTGCAGTAGCTGTAACCAGATTCTGGGCCCCGATTTACTCCCAGCTACTTGGTCCAACTTTCTCTGATGCCCCACTTACATGTGATCCCTCCTTAAAGGACCTTTGCaccaggttacagtccacagactCTGGGAAAGCTGGAATGGAGCCCCGTcttccagggaagcctcaagTTTATGAGGGCCTTGGATACTATCCTCCTGAGGCTGAGAAATCTTGACTCTTGAGGGCCTCTATGAGAACTGTTGGTTGCCTGTGTTGACATTCACCACCATATCCCTGTACTCACACACACCTGGGACAGGGGAGTAGCCCGTACACATGTGCTGCCAAAATGAATGGCTTAATTTCTCAAGAGAAGAGCAGTGCAATGTCCTTTAAAAACCTCAAGTCAATCTCTCAGAAAACCTCATCTCTCCCTCAAAGTTTCCAGCTGCAAGAACATTCACACATTCCTTGGTCAATTCCTTGAGCTCTGGGCCAGGTTGCAGTTGTGGCACCTGGCCCTGTTGGTTGGCAGAGTGACTGTGAAGACTCAGGTCTGCCACTCCTTGGGAATCTACAGTATGAGCTGCTAGAATCAGGAGCTCCTACAAGGGTCAAACCTCTTTCAGAGCCACTTTCTCTGGTGTCAGAGATCACTTGGTATGATTAAAACTTAGGGAGTTACATGTCTCTGCTTGTCCCTTCAGCATGTAGATCTAATGCTCTTTTGAGTGCTAAGTCCTCAGTCTGGGAAAGTTACTTTGCTCTTTCAAGCTTCAGCATGCTTATCGGAAAAATGCATTCGAATATCCATCAAACTCAGAAGGAAAACTGGCTGTGGCTTAGATGAAATAACAACTGCAACCTGGCCCAGAGCTCAAGAGTACCCTCTATACCAGGGCCTAAAGTTCCCAGACCTCCTGCTTACTTGGCTGGCTGGGAAGTCCCATCCTTTACACCACTCCAAGATTCTGGGGGCTCCGGGGGTGCAAATCGCAGCGGCCCTACAGGTGGCTTGGCAAAGGGAATTCCCAAGAAGGTGTGGACCCCCACATCAGCATTATTCACGTAGACAAGGCTCCCCTGTaccttccctgtgtgtgtggttCGGACAGGGCGGGTAGAGTCCTGGCCTGTGGGCAGAGAGATGGACATCAGGGTTGGGTCTCCCCATTCAGCTGCCCTCCCAGACTGTTGATGTTTTCACCTCCTTCCTGTCCTCAGCTCAGCTCAAGGGACACTGATCTACCAATACTTGCTTTACAGACTCCCTGCCTGTAATTCTGCCCTGCCCCCACTGCCTTTACTGCTCCAGCCTTTTCCATCAGGCTCAGTGTACCTCTCTGGGGCTTGGCATCATGGTTTAGCCCCAGGAGCCTCAAATAGCCATATGAGCTTGATGGGGGTGAGAGTGTCCCTTCCACTCACTGTGTGCAGGCCTAGGAGCAGCAGGAGAACTATAGGAATCAGACAGACAAGATTCTTGTCCTTAAGGATCTCACATTCCAGGTGGCAAGAATGACATAAAGTATTCCCCAAATAAAGAGTGATGTTGTGAGGAGAACTACAGAGGAAAGGGCAGCTGTGTCTAGAACATTAGAAAGCACAGCCCGCCCTGCTAAAGGGATCTGGCAACCAGGAAGAGATTAAGAGTCACCTAACACCTTTGCCTCATTGCAGCCAAGAAAGCAACATGGGCCACCAGCAGCTCTATTGGATCCATCAGAGAAAATTCAGCCAGAGTTCTCGCTCTTGCTGGGTCTGCTCAAACCACCATGGTCTGATCCAAAAATACGGCCTCAAAATGTGCCACCAGCGTTTCCACCAGTATGCGAAGGACATCAGTGTCGTTAAGTTGGACTAACTGGACTTGCTTAAATGGATCGTCCAGCACATCTACCTTATGCAGAAACAATACTAgctctttgaaaataaaagtttaaaaatttaaaaaaagaaagaaagtcaccTAACAGTTGGGGAGCTGAAATTCCTAATAgataaaaaattctataaataagAAAGATGACAGCAACGTACATTTGGCAAAAGAACATGAAATGGTGAAAGTGCATATTCAGATAGAATGAGGAATACCAATAAATAGCTTTTACACAAATGAGATATTTGTCTCAATCATGCTAAGAGAAACGCATACTGAAACCTGAATGTGATGTCAGCAACTTATTTTGTCACAGAAAGCAAGACAATCAGACATTGTATGTTTTCTATTGGAAGTCCATTGTACTGCATATGAAGCAGTCTTGACcctaaacaaaacaaagcaaaacgtAAAATCTGAATTTGATCGAGACTCtagaatataaatacaaatttacaGGCACACAGGGGGCAGAGAAACAGTTAAAAGACACCATACCAGCAAAATCCAAACTctgttatatatagaatttaaaaaatgatacaaatgaacaaaacagaaacagattcagggacacagaaaacaaatttatggttaccaaaaggaaaaaggggggaggaataaattaggagtttgggattaacatatatgcactgctgctgctgctgctgctgctgctaattcgcttcagtcatgtccgactctgtgcgaccccatggactgcagcctgccaggcttctccgtccatgggattctccaggcaagaacactggagtgggttgccatttcctcctccaatgcatgaaagtgaaaagtgaaagtgaaatcgctcagtcgtgtccgactcttagcgaccccatggactgcagcctaccaggttcctccatccatgggattttccaggcaagagtactggagtgggttgccattgccttcgccaatatacacactactatatataaaataaccaacaagggcctagagcccttatacagcacagggaactctactcaatatctcataataatctataagggaaaagaatatgaatatgtttatcactgaaccactttactgtacacctgaaactaacttaacattataaatcaactatacttcaagaaaacaaacaaaaataacccaAATCCCAACTCTGGGATCCTCTCCAGAATAAACTAGTTTCTTcaacacaacaacaaaatcacaaggaaaacagaagcaaggcagagaaggAATCTGAAGATTGAGCTTCACGAAATACTTCAAAAAGACAGgcaataataaatgttggaaaggatgtggaaaaactggaaccTTCGTACATTGCCAGTGGGAAAGGAAAATGGTGCAAGTGCTTTGGAAAACATCCTgtagttcttcaaaaagttaaacatagagttaccaaatgacccagcaattccactcctaggtataaacTCAAGAGAATTggaaacatgtccacacaaaaacttgggTATGGATGTTCATAGCaggattatttataatagccaaaaagtggaaagaatccaaatgtccatcaactgataaatggattGATAAAATGTACAATATCTACACAATAGAatatattattcagcaataaaaagaattacCAAACAttctacaacacagatgaaccttgaaaatatgctaagtgaaaaaagccagttcTAAAGCACCACATATTGGATGATTCAATTTATACAAAATCACAATTGGGATATTCATAGAGAGAAAATGTTGGGGCAAAGGGAAATCAATGTGGTAAACTccataaatatactaaaaaccatattaaaatgtgtgtttatttattttatttctttggctgtgctgggtcttagttgtggcatgtgggatcttttttagttatggcatgtgggatttagctccccgtgctgtgctgtgcttagttgctcagttgtgtccaactctgcgaccccatggaccgtagcccgccaggttcctctatccatggggattctccaggcaagaatacagagtcggttgccatgctctccctcaggggatcttcccaacccaaggatcgaacccaggtgtccctcatcgagggcagattctttaccatctgagccaccagagaagcccaaacatACTGGATTGGGTAGTCTATCCACGCTCCTGGGGAatttcttgacccaggaatcaaacaagggtctcctgcattgcaggcagattcttcaccagatgagctaccagggaagtccctagttccctgcccagggatcaaacatgtgccccctgcattgggatcatggagtcttagtcactggccaccagggaagtccctacaaacCATATTAAAtgctatgtgaattatatcttaaatttgctattaaaaaaagaagcacagCTACCAGTTCTTAAAGTATGAATCTTATATAAATCgtggttttaaaaaatgtcataaatatCATGAGATAACATGAAAAAACAATGTTTGACTAGATGTTTGATTACATTAAGAAATTATGAGAGATATACACCTTTTATTTTAGTAGgacatgattaaaaaaatttacaagtGATGTGATGTCTGGGATTTGTTTCAAATAATAGTGCAAAGGAGAGGTGATAATCCAAACAAAACTAAGGTGCCCAGGTCTTGATAACTGTTGAAGGCATACTGAGTCTGCTATATTATTCTCCCTACCTCAGATGGGGAGCCCTGCAGTGCTATGTGACCTCAGGCAGTCCtgaccctctctgtgcctcagggtGCAGGGAGGTATCCAATCAGGCTCCCAATTCCTCTGGTGCTATCTCCACCGGTTCCCACCTCCTTGGCGCCTTTCCTCCTGCATGCTCAGGTTCTGTCTGCAGAATTTGGCAGATCTGAGCCTGGTTTCATAATAAaaagtgttcattttttttaaaagaaagaaaacaaaaaacagcctcACGTGACTGTACTACCCTATACCTATTAGATTTACACGGATTAACATGTTTGATGACACATAGTGTGGGTGAGGCCAGAGTCAGCAGCTATTCTCACGCTCCACAGAGGGTAACTGAGCAATGCCTTTTCAAGTCAGAAGGCCCACCATTCTCCCAAGGAACATGCTGCTCTCTAGTTCCTGGTGGGATGGAATGTCTATCCATGTAATTCACTGCCTCCACCAGCCTCTAATGCTGGTTGTTTGTTATAGCAAAGGACAAAACCTGCTAAAATGTTCCTGATCAGAGGCTGGTTACATTGAGGATGCTTACTTCTTGAAGAGAAGGCCTTTCATTAAACAGGATGAAGAAGTTCTACCACGATGGGGTGTGGAAGTCACTCCTGGGGTCAGGAAGTGGAAAAGCCGGGACCAGAAAGGGAGGCAATGGGTGACCATTTAGGTGAAAACCAAGgatgcatgcacacacccatTCTTGGGTGAACTCCTGGGCAGTGTGTGGAAAGCCCTGGAGATCTAGATGGTCCCTGTCAAAAAGCTAGGACTTGGTAGAACAGGAGAGGGACAGACCCATCACCTGTActtatcaattcttctgctctgaAAGTGGGTCCAATCCAACACAGCAACATGTTTAAAAAGAGGCCTCAGCCAAGCTTAgcagattgtggtgctggaagatTCCGGGGACCTCCTAGAGTCTGGTGAGCAAGGGGTCAGGGTGGAAGCCCAGTGGGGTGGGCCACGGGGGAGTCATGAGTGTGTGGACCCTTCCTGGGCAGATTGGACTGGGAGGGGACAAGATAGTCAAGTGTCACAGGCAGAGAACCTCTGAATTACATGATCATAGGGTTCAAgagccggagaaggcaacggcatcccactccagtgctcttgcctggaaagtcccatggatggaggagcctggtgggctgcagtccatggggttgctgggagtcggacacgactgagcgacttccctttcacttttcactttcctgcattggagaaggaaatggcaacccactccggtgttcttgcctggagaatcccagggacgagggagcctggtgggctgccgtcta
The nucleotide sequence above comes from Bos indicus x Bos taurus breed Angus x Brahman F1 hybrid chromosome 18, Bos_hybrid_MaternalHap_v2.0, whole genome shotgun sequence. Encoded proteins:
- the CES2 gene encoding cocaine esterase isoform X2, producing MKSMELWNVTLPSTSMSEDCLYLNIHTPAYSHEGSNLPVMVWIHGGGLVLGMASMYDGSALAAFGDVVVVVIQYRLGLLGFFSTGDKHATGNWGYLDQVAALRWVQQNIAYFGGDPGRVTIFGESAGGISVSLHVISPMSQGLFHGAIMESGVALLPGLTINSSDKIAKVVANLSACGQVDSEALVDCLRHKNEEEVLAINKLIKIIPGVVDGIFLPKHPLELLASDDFQPVPSIIGVNNDEYGWIIPLSVNNSDTRREISRESVRNALQELSTMTTMPPEFGELLMEEYIEDSEDHQTLQNQLHEIMGDYLFVIPALQVAMFHRSHAPVYFYEFQHQSSFFKDVRPSSVRADHGDEVLFLFRNEQIQFTEEEELLSRKMIKYWANFARNQNPNGEGLPHWPMFDQEDQYMQLNTQPAVGRALKAHRLQFWMKTLPQKTQELMETKEKHTEL
- the CES2 gene encoding cocaine esterase isoform X1 — encoded protein: MKPDGPRLRLRAVAFGFLLLLVPGQGQDSTRPVRTTHTGKVQGSLVYVNNADVGVHTFLGIPFAKPPVGPLRFAPPEPPESWSGVKDGTSQPAKCPQDADGMKSMELWNVTLPSTSMSEDCLYLNIHTPAYSHEGSNLPVMVWIHGGGLVLGMASMYDGSALAAFGDVVVVVIQYRLGLLGFFSTGDKHATGNWGYLDQVAALRWVQQNIAYFGGDPGRVTIFGESAGGISVSLHVISPMSQGLFHGAIMESGVALLPGLTINSSDKIAKVVANLSACGQVDSEALVDCLRHKNEEEVLAINKLIKIIPGVVDGIFLPKHPLELLASDDFQPVPSIIGVNNDEYGWIIPLSVNNSDTRREISRESVRNALQELSTMTTMPPEFGELLMEEYIEDSEDHQTLQNQLHEIMGDYLFVIPALQVAMFHRSHAPVYFYEFQHQSSFFKDVRPSSVRADHGDEVLFLFRNEQIQFTEEEELLSRKMIKYWANFARNQNPNGEGLPHWPMFDQEDQYMQLNTQPAVGRALKAHRLQFWMKTLPQKTQELMETKEKHTEL
- the LOC113876762 gene encoding 40S ribosomal protein S29-like produces the protein MGHQQLYWIHQRKFSQSSRSCWVCSNHHGLIQKYGLKMCHQRFHQYAKDISVVKLD